Proteins found in one Poecilia reticulata strain Guanapo linkage group LG15, Guppy_female_1.0+MT, whole genome shotgun sequence genomic segment:
- the erlec1 gene encoding endoplasmic reticulum lectin 1 has translation MRRGLQELSSRAGETMAGLMLVLFGGLLGVCSGVSANRGGYPSFTDEIPFKITWPGAEFRLPTSGALYSEDDFVIMTTTEKEKYKCLLPSLSNGEEDDDKGYGGPSPGELLEPLFKRSSCSYRIESYWTYEVCHGKHVRQYHEDKETGQKISVQEYYLGNMEQRSQSADTDQDEETENAKTASQIEVPTKNIEGQLTPYYSVEMGYGTPCTLKQNLPRSTSVLYVCHPEAKHEILSIAEVTTCEYEVVVLTPLLCAHPKYRFKSSPVNAIFCRALEGSPLQPQRLTQLDKEQEELLKPPFSTNADIREEGVSPVREEAFTSTHKPMTVGGQVQVTVGTTHISRLTDDQLIKEFLSGLYCLQGGVGWWKYEFCYGKHVHQYHEDKEQGKNIVVVGNWNAEEHVEWARKNVARSYQLKEDGAQKVKVVSHFYGHGDLCDLTGKPRQVVVKLKCKESESPHAVTVYMMEPQTCQYVLGVESPVICRILDTADEHGLLSIPG, from the exons ATGCGGAGGGGGCTGCAGGAACTAAGCAGCCGGGCAGGAGAGACGATGGCTGGGCTGATGTTGGTCCTTTTTGGAGGACTATTGGGGGTCTGCAGCGGCGTCTCTGCAAACAGAGGGGGGTATCCCTCATTTACTGATGAGATTCCTTTTAAAATAACCTGGCCGGGTGCTGAATTCAGACTG CCAACTTCAGGTGCACTTTACAGTGAAGATGACTTCGTCATCATGACAACTACCGAAAAGGAGAAGTACAAATGCTTGTTGCCTTCACTGTCAAATGGGGAAGAG GATGATGATAAGGGGTACGGTGGTCCCAGTCCAGGAGAACTTCTGGAGCCGCTGTTCAAACGAAGCAGCTGCTCCTACCGG ATTGAGTCTTACTGGACATATGAAGTGTGCCACGGGAAGCATGTCAGGCAGTACCATGAAGATAAGGAGACGGGGCAG AAGATCAGTGTTCAGGAGTATTACCTGGGGAATATGGAACAGAGGAGTCAGTCAGCTGATACAG atcaagatgaagagacagaaaatgctaaaacaGCTTCACAAATAGAA GTGCCCACTAAAAACATCGAAGGTCAGCTGACTCCATACTACTCAGTGGAAATGGGATACGGGACTCCGTGTACATTGAAGCAGAACCTGCCACGCTCCACCTCCGTGTTGTACGTCTGCCATCCAGAAGCCAAACATGAGATTCTGTCCATCGCCGAGGTTACCACCTGTGAATATGAGGTCGTGGTGTTGACACCTCTGCTGTGCGCACACCCAAAATACAG ATTCAAATCCTCCCCAGTGAATGCCATCTTCTGCCGGGCTCTGGAGGGCTCCCCCCTGCAGCCCCAGAGGCTCACGCAGTTAGATAAAGAGCAAGAGGAGCTGCTTAAACCACCTTTCAGCACCAATGCGGACATCAGAGAG GAGGGAGTGTCACCGGTTAGAGAGGAAGCTTTCACCTCCACTCACAAACCCATGACTGTAGGGGGGCAGGTTCAGGTCACGGTGGGAACGACACACATCTCTCGTTTGACAGACGACCAGCTGATAAAGGAGTTTCTCAGTGGCTTGTATTGTCTGCAAGGG GGCGTGGGCTGGTGGAAATATGAATTCTGTTATGGAAAACATGTCCATCAGTACCATGAG GACAAAGAACAAGGGAAGAACATCGTCGTGGTGGGGAATTGGAATGCAGAGGAGCACGTTGAGTGGGCGAGGAAGAACGTTGCCCGATCCTACCAGCTCAAAGAAGATGGGGCACAGAAAGTCAA GGTAGTTTCCCACTTTTATGGACACGGGGATTTATGTGATCTGACAGGAAAGCCCAGGCAGGTTGTTGTAAAGCTCAA ATGTAAAGAATCTGAGTCTCCCCACGCTGTCACAGTCTACATGATGGAGCCTCAGACTTGTCAATATGTGCTTGGG GTTGAGTCCCCCGTCATATGCAGAATTCTCGACACAGCTGATGAGCACGGACTTCTGTCCATCCCCGGTTAA